In Treponema sp. OMZ 798, the following proteins share a genomic window:
- a CDS encoding pirin family protein encodes MERKIKTAVTGFPAQDGAGVNLVRVLGHSTTSDFDPILMLDSFDSTNPDDYTAGFPMHPHRGIETISYVYKGKMQHKDSLGFEDTVGDGEVQWMTAGKGILHEEKLPASERLLGVQLWLNLPAAKKMVPPEYRSIKNTEIKEIPFDGGFIRLLAGSYKEHTGFKSKYLPLNYYDITLNAGAEITIETEHDDSVMLFTLLSDAVISGQTVKEKTAVKLTEGNSVTIKAGTDTAKVLFVGSKTLNESIAWGGPIVMNTREELQKAFSDLHDGTFI; translated from the coding sequence ATGGAAAGAAAAATAAAAACAGCAGTTACCGGCTTCCCTGCACAAGACGGAGCAGGCGTTAATCTTGTCCGTGTGTTGGGGCATAGCACAACAAGCGATTTTGATCCCATCTTAATGCTTGATTCTTTTGACAGCACCAATCCCGATGACTACACGGCAGGTTTCCCAATGCACCCTCATAGAGGAATTGAAACAATCAGCTATGTGTACAAGGGAAAAATGCAGCACAAGGACAGCCTTGGCTTTGAAGACACGGTAGGCGACGGCGAAGTACAATGGATGACAGCCGGAAAAGGAATTCTTCATGAAGAAAAGCTGCCTGCAAGCGAACGCCTCCTCGGTGTTCAGCTTTGGCTCAATTTGCCTGCGGCTAAAAAAATGGTACCGCCGGAATACCGCAGCATAAAAAATACGGAAATTAAAGAAATACCTTTTGACGGAGGTTTTATACGCTTGCTTGCAGGCTCATATAAAGAACACACCGGCTTTAAAAGCAAGTATCTTCCGCTTAACTATTACGACATTACACTCAATGCCGGTGCCGAAATAACAATCGAAACGGAACATGATGATTCGGTTATGCTTTTTACCCTCCTTTCGGATGCGGTTATAAGCGGTCAGACCGTAAAAGAAAAAACGGCAGTAAAACTGACTGAAGGAAACTCCGTTACGATAAAGGCAGGAACAGATACGGCAAAAGTTTTGTTTGTCGGCTCAAAAACCTTAAACGAATCCATTGCATGGGGAGGTCCCATTGTAATGAATACAAGAGAAGAATTGCAAAAAGCTTTTAGCGATTTGCATGATGGAACGTTTATTTAA
- a CDS encoding helix-turn-helix domain-containing protein has product MKKTAEAIKKCETVSAIQKMLGGKWKIEILYYIGIEKINRFGQLRRKIGEINESSLTKQLRELEADGFLLRYDYKEIPPRVEYSLTEMGKSFMKVLKSMQKWGEENHERMEARCR; this is encoded by the coding sequence ATGAAAAAAACGGCAGAAGCTATAAAAAAATGTGAAACGGTTTCGGCAATTCAAAAAATGCTGGGCGGAAAGTGGAAGATTGAAATTCTCTACTATATCGGAATTGAAAAGATTAATCGTTTCGGACAATTGCGCCGCAAGATAGGCGAAATTAACGAGTCTTCTTTGACTAAGCAATTACGCGAACTTGAAGCGGATGGGTTTCTTTTACGGTATGACTATAAAGAAATCCCGCCGCGTGTAGAATATTCTCTAACCGAGATGGGGAAAAGTTTTATGAAGGTCTTAAAGTCCATGCAAAAATGGGGAGAGGAGAATCATGAAAGGATGGAAGCAAGGTGCCGATAG
- a CDS encoding flavin reductase family protein, giving the protein MKKDLGVHPFVFPMPVLMVATYNEDGSVDVMNMAWGGICDNNMVALNLDESHKTSANIKNRKAFTLSVADIPHIEAADFFGIASANTMHDKFERSGLHAVKSSRVDAPIVEEFPLTLECTAAAIQNDRFGFRVVGEIVNVIADEKVLDENGKINPAKLNAFVFDQFQYGYYAIGEKVGQAWKTGKTLMP; this is encoded by the coding sequence ATGAAAAAAGATTTAGGAGTACATCCCTTTGTGTTTCCGATGCCGGTGTTGATGGTTGCAACATACAATGAAGACGGCTCTGTCGATGTTATGAATATGGCCTGGGGCGGAATCTGCGATAATAACATGGTCGCATTAAACCTTGACGAATCGCATAAAACTTCAGCCAATATTAAAAACCGGAAGGCCTTTACGCTCAGCGTGGCGGATATTCCGCATATTGAAGCGGCGGATTTTTTCGGAATTGCGAGTGCAAATACCATGCACGATAAATTTGAACGCTCGGGATTGCATGCGGTAAAAAGCAGCCGTGTGGATGCTCCCATCGTAGAAGAATTTCCGTTGACGCTTGAATGTACGGCAGCCGCCATCCAGAATGACCGCTTCGGCTTCCGCGTTGTAGGAGAAATAGTCAATGTCATAGCCGATGAAAAAGTACTCGACGAAAACGGCAAAATAAACCCTGCAAAACTAAACGCCTTTGTATTTGATCAATTTCAGTACGGTTATTATGCAATCGGCGAAAAAGTCGGTCAGGCATGGAAAACGGGAAAAACGTTAATGCCGTAA